The nucleotide sequence atatatatatatatatatatatatatatatatatatatatatatatatatagatagatagatagatagatagatagatagatagatagatagatagatactaatGTGTCCATTTAAAGTACCTTTATACATCTTTTAGGGGCAAATATGGTAAAAGGGTACCACCCCAGGAACAGTTTTTGTACCATTTTTCTGAGAATGTAGattgtgaaaaaaacattttagccaTGACTTTGAGGTTAAACTATCTCCTCTCTTCCCCACAGGCCTCAGTAACATCATTGGCATGATCGTGTACATATCAGCCAATGCGGGGGATCCCTCAAAGAGCGACTCCAAGAAGAACAGCTACTCGTATGGCTGGAGTTTCTACTTTGGTGCTTTGTCCTTTATCATGGCTGAAATGGTGGGCGTGCTGGCCGTGCACATGTTCATCGACCGGCACAGGGAGCTGCGGGCAGGCGCGCGGGCTGCAGATTACCTGCAGGGCTCTGCTATCACACGCATCCCCAGCTATCGGTACCGCTATCGGCGCCGCTCACGCTCCTCATCCCGCTCCACAGACCCCTCGCACTCCCGCGATGCCTCACCAGTGGGCTTGAAGGGCTTTGGGGCTCTACCCTCCACCGAGATCTCCATGTACACACTCACCCGTGGGGGTGACACCCTTAAGGGCGGCCACGGCACTCCCACCACCACCTACAATTCGGAGAGGGACCACAACTTCCTACAGGTCCACAACTGCATCCAGAAGGACTTGAAAGACTCATCCCACACTAACACAGCCAACCGACGCACCACCCCCGTATGAGGCACAACCTCCCCCCATATAG is from Carassius auratus strain Wakin chromosome 28, ASM336829v1, whole genome shotgun sequence and encodes:
- the LOC113047012 gene encoding voltage-dependent calcium channel gamma-2 subunit, yielding MECGNMGVFDRGVQMLLTTVGAFAAFSLMTIAVGTDYWLYSRGVCKIKSNNENETSKKNEEVMTHSGLWRTCCLEGNFKGLCKQIDHFPEDTDYEADASEYFLRAVRASSIFPILSVILLFMGGLCIAASEFYKSRHNIILSAGILFVSAGLSNIIGMIVYISANAGDPSKSDSKKNSYSYGWSFYFGALSFIMAEMVGVLAVHMFIDRHRELRAGARAADYLQGSAITRIPSYRYRYRRRSRSSSRSTDPSHSRDASPVGLKGFGALPSTEISMYTLTRGGDTLKGGHGTPTTTYNSERDHNFLQVHNCIQKDLKDSSHTNTANRRTTPV